From a single Lytechinus variegatus isolate NC3 chromosome 9, Lvar_3.0, whole genome shotgun sequence genomic region:
- the LOC121421008 gene encoding uncharacterized protein LOC121421008 isoform X2, with translation MSSHDHHPTHSGDRGPRPHQGGRGKNQRQKKRGHEKGQGRANEGQSEIDALFNKTFTFQKTDDASWTLPSEDQLFCSAPESNSQTQDGWNRCLSDLGSRLRSIQGHLSDKDILEWHDHTSSTHRGGMVMAELKTRFHIELGTQAWCKFHEILATRHLIPDSNLKSGTLHTLHICEAPGAFISSLNHYIKTHKDKGITQWKWLGTSLNPHYEMNTPDSTIVDDRLILQTPGCWYFGEDDTGDVMSAVNLAGLERLVQDKMNGTVHLVTADGSVNCQDDPEHQEQRVFPLIYCQVLTALHILAPQGTLLIKMFTMYNANTACLMYLLNCAFKQVTVLKPVCSKAGNSEVYILCRSYIGRENLQPQLPILLQHFGPNVGETPIFSPTNLPSSFVTQLEKCSEKFTNHQMAAIEENLKLYTNKDPSPRQHIDGVRKHCVEVFIKRCRLRVARKPQKLMPNYGTKTCSMFSRNMRHRLHGSLEEREELGHRSWKEQLIAILRSLQEQGSKADLGESRPKRKRSSFSVSDQESREVEQCGTHQTSQMGPRLQGARDGHSYSGRELGSGHTVDTIGQEMKEDDQQSSAARCHNDGGHSEVSRTAIDHMDVCENDRRVTELDQTPSAQTINLTGIDGSHSGVSRTAVDHMDVCENEQGVTILVQTPSTQSRVNLGGIVGHVAAMEVGTEGTSSNNSSVEHSHFDQSHSASVSQLNVFQTEHDRPLKSEQSVDLNPLVSTRHPAAGDCYHDNSLKLSEPNGCVIRRGQCDGTNDKNFGVSTDQGDGCHHADSPELKQSDGDCEDGGKKEIRQNGALGGQRSTMTESHNGTEYELFTVQIPWIASGKYDLDSQGLWKIVTGHPLRAVFMSPFCQMQLLNNWRSVRTKAKILQHSTTTPEVKGHHQCDLSPQVLEVIESFISKRAIQSSDQEAWFCSGMEGEEMELLCRLAATHNAVIGSHSDNEPKQWKLEDLQHLLEREANRRFKSFFFKLLPSYIANKTEPTSAETEIKKHFLSACLLAMKELQTGGSLHIWVPGLLTRFSVCMIYGLSQTFDCLTLVRGQRSTEFKPPQVLVSCIGFHHSPQIEKNFQRVYERMKELHEEGRHDVLQFIPVLSLFNPDFDKAMTRFNESVLRDDLLHIVEAELALLDDQV, from the exons ATGTCCAGCCATGATCACCACCCAACTCACTCCGGAGATAGAGGGCCTCGTCCCCATCAAGGGGGGCGTGGCAAGAACCAACGTCAAAAGAAGAGAGGTCACGAAAAAGGTCAAGGGAGAGCAAACGAGGGGCAGAGCGAGATTGACGCATTATTCAACAAAACTTTTACATTTCAGAAGACGGATGATGCCTCATGGACATTACCATCTGAGGATCAATTATTCTGCAGTGCTCCAGAATCAAATTCACAGACACAG GATGGCTGGAATAGGTGCTTGAGTGACCTAGGGTCAAGGTTGAGGTCAATCCAGGGTCATCTTAGTGACAAGGACATTCTAGAATGGCACGATCATACTTCATCTACGCATCGCGGTGGTATGGTCATGGCTGAACTCAAGACGAGGTTTCATATTGAACTTGGTACACAGGCTTGGTGCAAGTTTCATGAGATACTCGCTACTAG GCACCTAATTCCCGACTCAAACCTGAAATCTGGTACTCTTCATACCCTTCATATTTGTGAGGCCCCAGGAGCTTTCATCTCAAGCCTCAACCACTACATCAAAACTCACAAAGACAAAGGTATTACACAGTGGAAGTGGCTGGGAACAAGCCTAAACCCACACTATGAGATGAACACACCTGACAGTACCATAGTGGATGATAGACTCATCCTCCAGACTCCTGGTTGCTGGTATTTTGGGGAGGATGATACTGGTGATGTGATGAGTGCCGTTAACTTAGCTGGGCTGGAAAGACTGGTGCAGGACAAGATGAATGGAACTGTCCATCTC GTGACAGCGGATGGAAGCGTGAACTGCCAAGATGACCCGGAGCATCAAGAACAACGAGTATTCCCTCTCATCTACTGCCAAGTCCTTACAGCGCTACACATCTTAGCTCCACAAGGGACCTTACTCATCAAGATGTTCACCATGTATAACGCCAATACAGCTTGTCTTATGTACCTGCTCAACTGTGCTTTCAAGCAG GTGACAGTTTTAAAGCCAGTATGTAGTAAAGCGGGAAACTCTGAGGTGTACATCCTGTGTAGATCATATATAGGCAGAGAAAACTTACAGCCGCAACTACCAATTCTGCTACAACACTTCG GCCCTAATGTTGGAGAGACTCCAATCTTCAGTCCTACCAATCTTCCCAGCTCCTTCGTAACTCAGCTCGAGAAATGCAGCGAGAAGTTCACCAACCATCAGATGGCAGCCATTGAAGAGAATCTGAAGCTGTATACCAACAAGGATCCATCGCCACGGCAACACATCGACGGGGTGAGGAAGCACTGTGTGGAGGTTTTCATCAAGAGATGTCGTTTACGGGTTGCTAGGAAACCGCAGAAACTCATGCCAAATTATGGAACAAAG ACTTGTTCAATGTTTTCCAGGAACATGCGGCATCGCCTCCATGGTAGCTTGGAAGAAAGAGAAGAGCTAGGACATCGTTCATGGAAGGAGCAGCTGATTGCAATCCTCAGGAGTCTGCAGGAACAAGGATCTAAGGCTGATCTAG GGGAGTCACGACCTAAGAGAAAGCGCAGTTCGTTCTCTGTTTCTGACCAAGAATCAAGGGAGGTTGAACAATGTGGCACCCATCAGACAAGCCAGATGGGTCCAAGACTGCAAGGAGCCAGAGATGGTCATTCTTATTCTGGAAGAGAATTAGGATCAGGACATACTGTAGACACCATCGGTCAAGAAATGAAAGAAGATGACCAACAGAGCTCTGCCGCTCGGTGTCACAATGATGGTGGCCACTCTGAAGTCAGCAGAACTGCAATAGACCATATGGATGTGTGTGAAAATGATCGAAGGGTGACAGAATTGGACCAAACTCCATCCGCACAAACGATTAATTTGACAGGGATTGACGGCAGCCATTCTGGAGTCAGCAGAACTGCAGTAGATCATATGGATGTGTGTGAAAATGAACAAGGGGTGACGATATTGGTCCAAACTCCATCTACGCAATCAAGGGTTAATTTGGGAGGGATTGTTGGTCATGTTGCAGCAATGGAGGTCGGAACTGAGGGAACATCCAGCAATAATTCTTCTGTTGAACACTCTCACTTTGATCAATCCCATAGTGCTTCAGTCAGTCAACTCAATGTCTTTCAAACAGAGCATGATAGACCCTTGAAGAGTGAACAAAGTGTAGACCTAAACCCTCTCGTCTCTACAAGACACCCTGCAGCTGGAGACTGTTACCATGATAACTCGCTAAAATTATCAGAACCCAATGGATGTGTCATCAGGAGAGGACAGTGTGATGGTaccaatgataaaaactttggTGTTTCGACAGATCAGGGTGATGGCTGCCATCATGCCGACTCACCAGAACTGAAACAATCGGATGGAGATTGTGAGGATGGAGGCAAGAAAGAGATTCGGCAGAATGGAGCGCTgggaggtcaaaggtcaactaTGACTGAGTCTCATAATGGCACTGAATATGAATTGTTCACAGTACAAATTCCATGG ATTGCATCAGGAAAATATGATCTAGACAGTCAAGGGTTGTGGAAAATAGTTACAGGTCACCCATTGAGGGCGGTGTTCATGTCACCATTCTGTCAGATGCAATTGCTGAATAATTGGAGGAGTGTCAGAACCAAAGCCAAG ATTCTTCAACATTCTACTACTACAcctgaggtcaaaggtcatcatcAGTGTGACCTTTCACCCCAGGTATTAGAGGTCATTGAAAGTTTCATCTCCAAGAGAGCTATTCAGAGTTCGGATCAAGAGGCTTGGTTCTGCTCAggaatggagggagaggagATGGAGTTACTTTGCAGGCTTGCTGCCACCCACAATGCTGTCATT GGTAGCCATAGTGACAATGAACCTAAACAGTGGAAACTAGAAGATCTCCAGCACTTGCTTGAAAG GGAGGCTAACAGAAGATTCAAGTCCTTTTTCTTCAAGCTTCTCCCATCATACATTGCCAACAAGACAGAACCTACATCAGCTGAAACCGAAATCAAGAAGCATTTTCTCTCTGCTTGTCTACTTGCCATGAAG GAATTACAAACAGGTGGATCCCTCCACATATGGGTTCCAGGCCTCCTCACAAGGTTCTCCGTCTGCATGATCTATGGGTTATCACAGACCTTTGATTGTTTGACCCTAGTtaggggtcaaaggtcaactgAGTTCAAACCACCTCAAGTTCTTGTCAGCTGTATAGGGTTTCATCACAGTCCTCAGATTGAAAag AATTTTCAGAGGGTGTATGAGAGAATGAAGGAACTGCATGAAGAAGGCAGACATGATGTCTTGCAATTCATTCCAGTGCTCAGCCTGTTCA ATCCAGACTTTGACAAGGCCATGACAAGATTCAATGAAAGCGTGTTACGTGACGACCTGCTACATATTGTGGAAGCCGAGCTTGCCTTGCTTGATGATCAAGTGTGA
- the LOC121421662 gene encoding uncharacterized protein LOC121421662 — MAGLGESCSHVSAVLFKVEAAVRLGYTTQACTDVACQWNNRFVSNVEPAQIRDIKFYKEEAKDSIKKNSGKKRKWSHCSKDEEDAFISSLMETDNKPVGLSLFEGPPCCLFQRKPATTPHRALQTPLPAPLRSYFTESTELQTQKSADLKEMTVTKEEIDKVEKATEEQADSVVWHDQRAGRITASRVYDVLHTNQEKPAKSVLLNITNPNMTPIKTASLKYGRENESKVLEEYARTSRHDDLKIAHSGLRLDAERHWLGASADGLVECSCHGKGVIEIKCPYSARNMSTDEYLKSKYCCLDENSHLKYGHRYYDQVQTQMHVYNVQYCTFIVKAGNKLIVNHVQRDDSYLHAAVSKLEKFWRTNVVPELVTRKIELRKSEEDAKKIDGESLFCYCQEPYDQNDDSPDNVMVGCDGAKCKYEWIHLRCIVPKRKTVPKGKWYCKDCKNT; from the coding sequence atggcgGGACTAGGGGAGTCATGTAGTCATGTTTCCGCAGTACTCTTCAAAGTTGAGGCAGCAGTACGTCTGGGATATACGACACAAGCCTGTACTGATGTTGCTTGCCAGTGGAACAATAGATTTGTCTCAAATGTGGAGCCAGCGCAGATTAGGGACATTAAGTTTTACAAGGAGGAGGCAAAGGACAGCATCAAAAAGAACagtggaaagaaaaggaagtgGTCTCACTGCAGCAAGGATGAGGAAGATGCTTTCATTTCTTCCCTCATGGAAACTGACAACAAACCAGTGGGACTTAGTTTGTTTGAGGGACCTCCTTGTTGCCTATTCCAAAGGAAACCAGCCACGACACCGCACCGCGCACTACAAACTCCACTCCCAGCTCCACTCCGCTCCTACTTCACAGAAAGCACAGAACTCCAGACACAGAAATCTGCAGACCTTAAAGAGATGACTGTAACGAAGGAGGAGATAGATAAGGTCGAGAAAGCAACTGAAGAACAAGCGGACAGTGTGGTCTGGCATGACCAGAGAGCTGGTCGAATAACTGCATCGCGAGTGTATGATGTTCTCCACACTAATCAGGAAAAGCCAGCGAAGTCAGTCCTCCTCAACATAACCAACCCCAACATGACACCCATCAAGACAGCTTCTCTCAAGTATGGCAGAGAGAATGAATCTAAGGTTCTGGAGGAGTACGCACGGACATCTAGGCATGATGACTTGAAAATCGCACACAGCGGGCTTCGCCTGGATGCTGAGCGTCACTGGCTAGGGGCAAGCGCTGATGGCCTTGTAGAGTGCAGCTGCCACGGGAAAGGTGTCATAGAGATCAAATGCCCGTACTCCGCAAGAAACATGTCAACGGATGAATACCTCAAGAGCAAGTACTGCTGCTTGGATGAAAACTCACACCTGAAGTATGGCCATCGTTACTATGACCAAGTTCAGACCCAGATGCATGTTTATAATGTCCAGTACTGCACATTCATTGTCAAAGCAGGGAACAAACTCATAGTCAACCATGTACAACGGGATGATTCATATCTACATGCTGCTGTCTCAAAGCTCGAGAAGTTTTGGAGAACGAATGTTGTGCCTGAGCTTGTAACGCGGAAAATTGAGCTAAGAAAGAGCGAGGAGGACGCAAAGAAGATCGATGGAGAATCACTGTTCTGCTACTGCCAGGAGCCGTATGATCAAAATGATGATAGTCCTGACAATGTAATGGTTGGCTGTGATGGAGCAAAGTGCAAGTATGAGTGGATTCATCTACGATGTATTGTGCCGAAACGAAAGACAGTACCCAAAGGGAAATGGTACTGTAAGGACTGTAAGAACACTTAG
- the LOC121421008 gene encoding uncharacterized protein LOC121421008 isoform X1, giving the protein MSSHDHHPTHSGDRGPRPHQGGRGKNQRQKKRGHEKGQGRANEGQSEIDALFNKTFTFQKTDDASWTLPSEDQLFCSAPESNSQTQDGWNRCLSDLGSRLRSIQGHLSDKDILEWHDHTSSTHRGGMVMAELKTRFHIELGTQAWCKFHEILATRHLIPDSNLKSGTLHTLHICEAPGAFISSLNHYIKTHKDKGITQWKWLGTSLNPHYEMNTPDSTIVDDRLILQTPGCWYFGEDDTGDVMSAVNLAGLERLVQDKMNGTVHLVTADGSVNCQDDPEHQEQRVFPLIYCQVLTALHILAPQGTLLIKMFTMYNANTACLMYLLNCAFKQVTVLKPVCSKAGNSEVYILCRSYIGRENLQPQLPILLQHFGPNVGETPIFSPTNLPSSFVTQLEKCSEKFTNHQMAAIEENLKLYTNKDPSPRQHIDGVRKHCVEVFIKRCRLRVARKPQKLMPNYGTKTCSMFSRNMRHRLHGSLEEREELGHRSWKEQLIAILRSLQEQGSKADLGEDGQRESRPKRKRSSFSVSDQESREVEQCGTHQTSQMGPRLQGARDGHSYSGRELGSGHTVDTIGQEMKEDDQQSSAARCHNDGGHSEVSRTAIDHMDVCENDRRVTELDQTPSAQTINLTGIDGSHSGVSRTAVDHMDVCENEQGVTILVQTPSTQSRVNLGGIVGHVAAMEVGTEGTSSNNSSVEHSHFDQSHSASVSQLNVFQTEHDRPLKSEQSVDLNPLVSTRHPAAGDCYHDNSLKLSEPNGCVIRRGQCDGTNDKNFGVSTDQGDGCHHADSPELKQSDGDCEDGGKKEIRQNGALGGQRSTMTESHNGTEYELFTVQIPWIASGKYDLDSQGLWKIVTGHPLRAVFMSPFCQMQLLNNWRSVRTKAKILQHSTTTPEVKGHHQCDLSPQVLEVIESFISKRAIQSSDQEAWFCSGMEGEEMELLCRLAATHNAVIGSHSDNEPKQWKLEDLQHLLEREANRRFKSFFFKLLPSYIANKTEPTSAETEIKKHFLSACLLAMKELQTGGSLHIWVPGLLTRFSVCMIYGLSQTFDCLTLVRGQRSTEFKPPQVLVSCIGFHHSPQIEKNFQRVYERMKELHEEGRHDVLQFIPVLSLFNPDFDKAMTRFNESVLRDDLLHIVEAELALLDDQV; this is encoded by the exons ATGTCCAGCCATGATCACCACCCAACTCACTCCGGAGATAGAGGGCCTCGTCCCCATCAAGGGGGGCGTGGCAAGAACCAACGTCAAAAGAAGAGAGGTCACGAAAAAGGTCAAGGGAGAGCAAACGAGGGGCAGAGCGAGATTGACGCATTATTCAACAAAACTTTTACATTTCAGAAGACGGATGATGCCTCATGGACATTACCATCTGAGGATCAATTATTCTGCAGTGCTCCAGAATCAAATTCACAGACACAG GATGGCTGGAATAGGTGCTTGAGTGACCTAGGGTCAAGGTTGAGGTCAATCCAGGGTCATCTTAGTGACAAGGACATTCTAGAATGGCACGATCATACTTCATCTACGCATCGCGGTGGTATGGTCATGGCTGAACTCAAGACGAGGTTTCATATTGAACTTGGTACACAGGCTTGGTGCAAGTTTCATGAGATACTCGCTACTAG GCACCTAATTCCCGACTCAAACCTGAAATCTGGTACTCTTCATACCCTTCATATTTGTGAGGCCCCAGGAGCTTTCATCTCAAGCCTCAACCACTACATCAAAACTCACAAAGACAAAGGTATTACACAGTGGAAGTGGCTGGGAACAAGCCTAAACCCACACTATGAGATGAACACACCTGACAGTACCATAGTGGATGATAGACTCATCCTCCAGACTCCTGGTTGCTGGTATTTTGGGGAGGATGATACTGGTGATGTGATGAGTGCCGTTAACTTAGCTGGGCTGGAAAGACTGGTGCAGGACAAGATGAATGGAACTGTCCATCTC GTGACAGCGGATGGAAGCGTGAACTGCCAAGATGACCCGGAGCATCAAGAACAACGAGTATTCCCTCTCATCTACTGCCAAGTCCTTACAGCGCTACACATCTTAGCTCCACAAGGGACCTTACTCATCAAGATGTTCACCATGTATAACGCCAATACAGCTTGTCTTATGTACCTGCTCAACTGTGCTTTCAAGCAG GTGACAGTTTTAAAGCCAGTATGTAGTAAAGCGGGAAACTCTGAGGTGTACATCCTGTGTAGATCATATATAGGCAGAGAAAACTTACAGCCGCAACTACCAATTCTGCTACAACACTTCG GCCCTAATGTTGGAGAGACTCCAATCTTCAGTCCTACCAATCTTCCCAGCTCCTTCGTAACTCAGCTCGAGAAATGCAGCGAGAAGTTCACCAACCATCAGATGGCAGCCATTGAAGAGAATCTGAAGCTGTATACCAACAAGGATCCATCGCCACGGCAACACATCGACGGGGTGAGGAAGCACTGTGTGGAGGTTTTCATCAAGAGATGTCGTTTACGGGTTGCTAGGAAACCGCAGAAACTCATGCCAAATTATGGAACAAAG ACTTGTTCAATGTTTTCCAGGAACATGCGGCATCGCCTCCATGGTAGCTTGGAAGAAAGAGAAGAGCTAGGACATCGTTCATGGAAGGAGCAGCTGATTGCAATCCTCAGGAGTCTGCAGGAACAAGGATCTAAGGCTGATCTAGGTGAAGATGGACAGA GGGAGTCACGACCTAAGAGAAAGCGCAGTTCGTTCTCTGTTTCTGACCAAGAATCAAGGGAGGTTGAACAATGTGGCACCCATCAGACAAGCCAGATGGGTCCAAGACTGCAAGGAGCCAGAGATGGTCATTCTTATTCTGGAAGAGAATTAGGATCAGGACATACTGTAGACACCATCGGTCAAGAAATGAAAGAAGATGACCAACAGAGCTCTGCCGCTCGGTGTCACAATGATGGTGGCCACTCTGAAGTCAGCAGAACTGCAATAGACCATATGGATGTGTGTGAAAATGATCGAAGGGTGACAGAATTGGACCAAACTCCATCCGCACAAACGATTAATTTGACAGGGATTGACGGCAGCCATTCTGGAGTCAGCAGAACTGCAGTAGATCATATGGATGTGTGTGAAAATGAACAAGGGGTGACGATATTGGTCCAAACTCCATCTACGCAATCAAGGGTTAATTTGGGAGGGATTGTTGGTCATGTTGCAGCAATGGAGGTCGGAACTGAGGGAACATCCAGCAATAATTCTTCTGTTGAACACTCTCACTTTGATCAATCCCATAGTGCTTCAGTCAGTCAACTCAATGTCTTTCAAACAGAGCATGATAGACCCTTGAAGAGTGAACAAAGTGTAGACCTAAACCCTCTCGTCTCTACAAGACACCCTGCAGCTGGAGACTGTTACCATGATAACTCGCTAAAATTATCAGAACCCAATGGATGTGTCATCAGGAGAGGACAGTGTGATGGTaccaatgataaaaactttggTGTTTCGACAGATCAGGGTGATGGCTGCCATCATGCCGACTCACCAGAACTGAAACAATCGGATGGAGATTGTGAGGATGGAGGCAAGAAAGAGATTCGGCAGAATGGAGCGCTgggaggtcaaaggtcaactaTGACTGAGTCTCATAATGGCACTGAATATGAATTGTTCACAGTACAAATTCCATGG ATTGCATCAGGAAAATATGATCTAGACAGTCAAGGGTTGTGGAAAATAGTTACAGGTCACCCATTGAGGGCGGTGTTCATGTCACCATTCTGTCAGATGCAATTGCTGAATAATTGGAGGAGTGTCAGAACCAAAGCCAAG ATTCTTCAACATTCTACTACTACAcctgaggtcaaaggtcatcatcAGTGTGACCTTTCACCCCAGGTATTAGAGGTCATTGAAAGTTTCATCTCCAAGAGAGCTATTCAGAGTTCGGATCAAGAGGCTTGGTTCTGCTCAggaatggagggagaggagATGGAGTTACTTTGCAGGCTTGCTGCCACCCACAATGCTGTCATT GGTAGCCATAGTGACAATGAACCTAAACAGTGGAAACTAGAAGATCTCCAGCACTTGCTTGAAAG GGAGGCTAACAGAAGATTCAAGTCCTTTTTCTTCAAGCTTCTCCCATCATACATTGCCAACAAGACAGAACCTACATCAGCTGAAACCGAAATCAAGAAGCATTTTCTCTCTGCTTGTCTACTTGCCATGAAG GAATTACAAACAGGTGGATCCCTCCACATATGGGTTCCAGGCCTCCTCACAAGGTTCTCCGTCTGCATGATCTATGGGTTATCACAGACCTTTGATTGTTTGACCCTAGTtaggggtcaaaggtcaactgAGTTCAAACCACCTCAAGTTCTTGTCAGCTGTATAGGGTTTCATCACAGTCCTCAGATTGAAAag AATTTTCAGAGGGTGTATGAGAGAATGAAGGAACTGCATGAAGAAGGCAGACATGATGTCTTGCAATTCATTCCAGTGCTCAGCCTGTTCA ATCCAGACTTTGACAAGGCCATGACAAGATTCAATGAAAGCGTGTTACGTGACGACCTGCTACATATTGTGGAAGCCGAGCTTGCCTTGCTTGATGATCAAGTGTGA